A region of the Rhinoraja longicauda isolate Sanriku21f chromosome 36, sRhiLon1.1, whole genome shotgun sequence genome:
cagtgactcctccgcattcctcactgtgatggaaggcgaaaacaagttcaatctcttccctttgtcCTTCAGCAGTCGGGGGCATCTAACCTTCCCTGAGtcacccatttcccttttatccccattcttttccCTCCTCCTCGTCACTTCCCACCCACATCTCTcgctccggctttacatttcactcttcctctcctctccttatctgacaccatgttgtctccctttcacctctagcctttgtcacttactccacccggcggccaatcaaaccctcctcacctgccggcgaggggggcgcagcggtagagttgttgccttccagcgccacagacccaggttcgatcctgactacgggtgctgtccgtacggagtttgtacgttctccctgcgaccacatgggttttcccctggcggtccggttacctcccacacgccgaaaacctacagatttgtaggtttgcttggcttctgtaaattgtaaattgtcgccacTGTGTAGGacaattgggcctgtttccacacttcacctttaaagtctaaattaaagtcAGGAGCAGGAGTTAATATGTACTGAATGTACATTGGAATGCAAAAATAGAATAAATTCTTCAATGATTGAAATTGTTAATCACTCTCTAAAGTTTATGTAATTTCAGTTTCTGGAATTACACCATAAACTATACTAGTTACCAATTTTCTACCTTGTAAGTAAGGCATAATTTCCAATTGATTTGTTAGTCAACTGTTGCCTCAAACTCTCTATAAACTTTAGGGATCAGAatgattaggactgagatgaggaaaaaccgttttcacccagagagttgtgaatctgtggaattctctgccacagaaggcagtggaggccaattcactggatgttttcgagagagagttagatttagctcttaaggcaaacggaatcaaggatatggggagaaaacaggaatggggtgctgattttggtagGGCaccattcgaagggccgaatggcctatccctgcacctattttctatgcctatgtttctatggtgctcCACACTGACTGATGCTGAAAACCTCCCAACAGATATCACGTCTGTGTGATAGCCCTCGTCTACTTCCTGCCGCTTCTGGTGATGGGGTTTGCGTACACCATCGTCGGCATCACGCTGTGGGCCAGTGAAATTCCAGGGAATTCCTCGGACAGATACAGGGAGCAGATGAATGCCAAGAGGAAGGTGAGTGGGACCTGCTGCCGGCAGTGTTCCTCCAGCAACTGGCAGCTGCAAGGTGCAGAGGagtgggagaacatggagaggtgtgggagaacatggagaggtgtgggagaacatggggaggtgtggcagaacatggagaggtgtgggagaacatggggaggtgtggcagaacatggagaggtgtgggagaacatggggaggtgtGGGAGAACATAGGGAGGAGTGGGAGAACATGGGGAGGAGTGGGAGTACATGGAGCGGAGTGGGAGAACATGGAGTGGGAGAAcatggggaggagtgggagaaCATGGCGAGGTGTGGGGGAACATGAAGAGGagtgggagaacatggagaggtgtgggAGAACATGGCGAGGTGTgggagaacatggggaggtgtgggagaacatggggaggtgtgggagaacatggggaggtgtGGGAGAACACAGAGAGGTGTGGGAGAAAGCAAACCCCTTGGGCTCCAATCACTCTCCATCTTCAATTGGAAGTAACAAAATATAAAGATCATCCAAACAAAACCTCATCATTGCACGTTGGGCTTTCAAATTTGTTTGTGGAACATTCAAACAAAGATATTTCATACCTCTATTTGtgtattatctatctatctatctatctatctatctatctatctatctatctatctatctatctatctatctatctatctatctatctatctatctatctatctatctatctatctatctatctatctatctatctatctatctatctatctatctatctatctatctatctatctatctatctatctatctatctatctatctatctatcttcctgtctatctatctatcttcctgtctatctatctatctgtctatctaataTATGTAGTAGCATTTGAGGTTGGGCTGAGCCAGCATGGGTTTACGGTGTGTTTGGAATCAAGGGCTAAGCAGGAAGGTTGACCATCTAATGCTGTCCTTTCTACCCACTGCAGGTAGTGAAGATGATGATCGTGGTGGTGACCACCTTCGCTGTATGCTGGCTGCCCTTCCACATCTACTTCCTGCTCTCCCTCTTCCACCCTGAGATCTACCAGGAGAAGTACATCCAGCAGGTGTACCTGGCCATCTTCTGGCTGGCCATGAGCTCCACCATGTACAACCCCATCATCTACTGCTGCCTCAATGACCGGTAAGCCCCAACAGGAGGAAGGATGCTCCTCGCGCTAATGGAAACTCTGTTGGTTTTCGCAATGGTCAAGTTAGTGTTTCCTTTCACCCACTTCTGACCAGCATTTCACTGCAGTTGAATCTTAGCTGAGCACAAGTGTTCATAACATGTACAGAAAACCAGCAGTAGTCTTGTGAGGCTTTTCCACACACAAGCTGCCCCATAGAGTGGCTATGACCAAATCACCTATCGGAGGAATATCAAATCATATAGTTTCTCATTTGTATGTAaagcacagacacacagaggCAACATGATCAAGTTCAACgcagaacaaagcatttcactgtgcctaggtccatagaaacatagaaacataggaaataggtgcaggagtaggccattcggcccttcgagcctgcaccgccattcaatatgatcatggctgatcatccagctcaataacctgtacctgccttctctccataccccctgatccctttagcaaaaatggccacatctaactccctcttaaatatagccaatgaactggcctcaactaccttctgtggcagataattccacagactcaccactctctgtgtgaagaaatgttttctcatctcggtcctaaaagacttcccccttatccttaagctgtgacccctggttctggactccaacatcgggaacaatcttcccgcatctagcctctccaaccccataTGACAGTAAAGTatcccagtggcgcagcggtagatttgctgccttacagcgaatgcagcgccggagacccgggtttgatcccgaatgtacggagtttgtacgttcttcccgtgacctgcgtgggttttctccgagatctttggtttcctcccacactccaaagacgtacaggtacgtaggttaattggcttagtaaatgtaaaaattgtccctagtgggtgtaggatagtgttcgtgtacgcggatcgctggacggcgcggacccggtgggccgaaagggcctgtttccgcgctgcgtctctaaactaaaccaaaccatcaTTGAATCGTTGAGTCACTGGTCTGTGTTGCAGGTTCCGTGCTGGTTTCCGCCGCGCTTTTCGTTGGTGCCCCTTTGTCAAGAGTAATGATTACGAGGGTCTGGAGATGAAGTCCGCCAGGTATTTGAACAACCAGAGCAGCATGTACAAGGTCAGCCGCATGGAGACCACCGTGTCTACGGTGATCAACCAAAACGACGACGATGCCGATGAGACCACCAAGCCAATGCACTTGGCCCTGGACCTCACCTCCAACAGCTCTGCCCATAGCTTGTCAAAGGCTGGTTCCAACCCCACCTCCATCTACTGCAGGCCAGATCCCTACTAGGTGGGCCACTCCCCTACACGTGGTCCCAAACCCCAGTGTACAAGAGCTTGAATCATTCCAACCTCCAGGTCCGACGAGCTGGCCAGTTTAATGGGTTTGATGCAGAATTGGTGCTCCTTTGGAATTGGCAACTCTGGGGGCCACCTAAATGGGAACAGGGGCACAGATTTGGTCTTTGAatccaagatggcgtccaacccCAGGCGACCCTTTGTTCGCAGGTCACAAAAGTGgacctgcaatcacgcattacaatcgatCCCCTCTATTCAATCCCTGCGACATTTCTTTACTTTAATAATGCTCACCTTATTCCTTTAACCAtgcatccgtacactgtggacggctcaattgtaaccatggatagtctttctgctgactggttgactggttagcacgcgacaaaagcttttcactgtacctcggtacacgtgacaataagctagactaaactaaactgtttctgTAGTTTGCACAATGTACCTAGAGCACCAAAGCTGCAAATTAATTCACCCTTCATGGCACCATCTTGGAACTAAAGCCCAACCCCCATCCTCTTGATAACACAAGAGGGTTGAGCTTGTAAAAGTCAACATTAAGCATCAATTTACCCAAGCCCTGAGTTTGGGAGATGCCACCGCTGGGCACCATGGCGGTGGACTCCTGCTGTGCTAAGCCAATGACCAAATGCAACCAATTTTGAACTCACCATTTCTATCCCCACTCGGTCCCTTTGAGGGACACCAATCTACCCAAAGTCGCCAACACCTTACCAACCAAAAGATAGATGTCTCGAACATTGGTGAAGGGATGTTGAGGGGGATAGGTAAAATGAATGTataccttttacccagggtatcgaggagtcaggaaccagaggacaagggtttaaggtgagaagggaaagattttataggaacctgaggggaaacgttTTCACTCATAGGGTAGTGAGTATAtacagtgagctgccagaggaggtagttgaggccggttacTGTGACTGCATTTAAAAGCCACTTTTGTCGGAAGGGCTTCAGATGCTACTTTATACCGGggaaagatgcaaaatgctgaagtaatgggtcaggcagcatcaatggagcaaacgtttcgggtcggaacccttcttcaggctgaaatgtGGAGgtcggggttggggaggggggcggggttgatggggatgggggggcaggaggaaactggaggcgaAAAAAAGCCAGACCATAAGCTCTCAGGATGGGTggggtccataatggcccattgctgGCTGGAGACAATGTGCAAAGATACATTGCATCTGTGTGTCTCTGGGGAAGATGTAAAAGGCACTTGGatgggtgcatggatagaaaaggttgagacggagagggatagagggatgggactagcttagatggggcaccttggtgggcacggatgagttgggccgaatggcctgtatgactccatggcttCAAGGTATTGTGCACCAGTCCAGTCCAATGATCCAACACCATTCAGAGTCAGGCCTAATCTGTATTGATTTCCGCCATTCAATTGATGTGACCATCAGCCATGTCTTTGATTTGAGCATTTGATCATTTCATCCAAAAGGAGAAATAAAGTGTGTCTGAGGTTTAGGGATGTTACATGTGTAAGGGGAATGTTACAAGTGAAATAATAACCTCAATGAGTGCTAAGGCCAGAGGATACCGTGATACGTTATGGGTAAATGCAATGTACAGGGAATGTGATGAACAGGCTAATTATTCATCATTAGCACCTTGGTATTGTGGATATGGAAGTTAGGAGCACCCTGTTAGTCAGCTACAAGAGGGTGTTCAATGAACTTGGTCCTTCCTCTTCCTGGAAACTCAACAACAGGGATAGATAATTGTGGCCATAGTTTGAAGCCATTTAGGTGATTGTGACTTTAGAGCACATTGCCCTTCCATCTGGTGACAGCTACTTGCTTTTATCTgatgtaccacaaaatgctggagtaactcagcaggtcaggcagcatctaggagagaaggaatgggtgacatttcgggtcgagacccttcttcagactgaagctttTATCTGCTAATTACTACAGAACAATGCCCAAAGATACTTCATAGGGTCCCAATCATCAAACCAATGCACGATCTCAgacatgtgggagggaactgcagatgctggtttaatccaaagatagacacaaaaagctggagtaactcagtgggacgggcagcatctctggagagaaggaatgggtgacgtttcgggtcgggatcttagATGTTCAGTTGTAGTTTAGagttgcacagtggcgcagctgttggagctgttgcctcactgtgctagagacctgggttcgatcctgacctcgggtgctgtctgcgtggagtttgcatgctctccctgtgactgcgtgggtttcctccgggtactccggtttcctcccacatcccaaagatgtgcgggttttcatagtttaattggccctctgcaaattgccccttgtgtattTAGGgattgggtgagaaagtgggataacatagaacttgtgttaaCGGGagattggtgtggacttggtgggctgaagggcctgtttgtgtgctgtatcccgaagctaaactaaaaataccacatggcaacaggtccttcagccctccCACTTCACGCAACCATCGATCAATTgttcattctatgttatcccactttctcatgtactccctacacactgggatcaATTTTACAcaggacaattaatctacaaacctgtgcatctttgggatgtgggaggaaaccggagcacccggaggaaactcgtgcagtcacagagagaacgcgcaaactccacacagacagaacccggggtcaggatggaacctgggtctccagcgttgtGAGGCGGCAGATCTAGCAGCTGGGCTGCCCTTGAGTCAAAATggccatgatgggccaaatggcctcattctgtgctCATAACGTCCATGAGGTAGTGCAAACCTTATGAAAGTGGTGGGGTTAATGTTTCTCGATTAGCAcaagtatcagaggttatggggagaaggcaggagaatggggttaggagggagagatagttcagccagagTGGCAGagttggcttgatgggccgaatggcctaattctgctcccattccTTATGACCATCTGGGATTGGAAAGCAGGACTTTACAAGTGTTGACAGGCCTGGGGCTTTGGGAAGAGAATCCCAAGGCTTGGAGCTGGTCCACTGACACCCAGGGGGGTGTGGACGATTCTGCTGATGTAACTAACACTACATCAAGTTTTGTCTGCATTCCCAGATTGATACTGGCCAGAGAACACCGGAAACTGAGAAGACCTTACCGATACGCCAATGGAGTCAGACTGAAGGCAATATCTGCAAGCTAATCCGGCAAGAGTCAAGGGGCTGACCATTTGgcttcagtccacagttcacccaGGTGTTTATATCTAAGGGAGATTTGATCAGaccgtgctgggacctctgctgcctTCCATCGTGCATGGAGGGGATTCAGACGACCAGGTGTGGGAGGCCATGAGGTGCAGCATGAAGGTTGGAGGGCCGGGTGCGAGGCTGGAACTGCTCTACCAGGTGCTcagaccaagtcaagtcaagtcaaatttatttgtcacatacacatacaagatgtgcagttgtTCCATGCTCCATGCCGGGCAGTGCCATTTTGCCAAGTCCCTCAAAGTTTTTTCCCAAATTCCACCTCTCGTACCTGTCTATGGCACAGAATTTACTTGATAACCCTGGGACCGACCGAGAGTTCTGTCTTCCACTAGAGGCATATCGGCTTAGGTCAGAATGGGAGAAACTAGTTCTCATGGCCAaggtcattcaatagacaatagacaataggtgcaggaggaggccattcggcccttcgagccagcactgccattcaatgtgatcatggccaagGTCATTCTTGAGGCAGCAATAATTTTTATTCGTTCCTGAGCTTCGGTGCTGCTGCCGAGACCAAGGTTTGTTGCCCgtctctggaaagtgggatggggATGAGAATTCCCTTTAAATCCTTGAGATGACGGCTCTGAGAGCAAATGGGAGGCCGTGCCCAAATTTCAACACAACCGGTATACAAATGAACATTCAACAAGCTCTGTGGAGCTTCTGATCCAGAGCTGGGACAGCATAGacatgacgggccaaatggcctccttccaatagacaatagacaataggtgcaggagtaggccattcggcccttcgagccaacaccaccattcaatgtgatcatggctgatcattctaaatcagtaccctttcctgccttctccccataccccctgactctgctatccttaagagctctatctagctctctcttgaatgcattcagagaattggcctccactgccttctgaggcggagaattccacagatttacaactccgtgCCATCAAGATCTATGATTCAGCTGAAGGATCACGACTTCCTTACAATTGATGTTTAGGTGGTGTAAGTGTACATAATGCCAAAAATGTTTCATCTTTGCACAATGCTTCGTTCGTGAAAATGTATGTTCTGCTCCTGGATGAATTTTGAAATTGCACTTCAAAGTTCAATAAAGAGGTGTAAATCTTTCAAGAGGGACATTGGAGCCAACGTCAGTTTTGCTGGCGTTATTATTATTGGTGTTTCACTGTCCAAAATAATATTATAAAAGTAATTTTCTGTACACCTTTT
Encoded here:
- the LOC144610468 gene encoding substance-P receptor-like, which encodes MDIAAANGSWNDSSPGNDTELLDTKFLQSKWLIILWALAYSIIVAVAVCGNLVVMWIILAHKRMRTVTNYLLVNLAFAEASMAAFNTVINFVYSIHNDWYFGAGYCRFQNFFPITAMFASIYSMTAIALDRYMAIIHPLKPRLSATATKVVIGVIWTVALSLAFPQCYYSKTEEFPGRVVCYVEWPENEDDSKTPETTYHVCVIALVYFLPLLVMGFAYTIVGITLWASEIPGNSSDRYREQMNAKRKVVKMMIVVVTTFAVCWLPFHIYFLLSLFHPEIYQEKYIQQVYLAIFWLAMSSTMYNPIIYCCLNDRFRAGFRRAFRWCPFVKSNDYEGLEMKSARYLNNQSSMYKVSRMETTVSTVINQNDDDADETTKPMHLALDLTSNSSAHSLSKAGSNPTSIYCRPDPY